A window of Streptomyces broussonetiae genomic DNA:
CGAGTACTCCGAGGGCACGGAGTCCGGGGACGCCTGGGTCACGGACCCCCGGGTGAAGGTGGCCACGGACACGGCCGAGGAGAGTGGCCGCCGGATCGGCACGGTCACCCCGGACAGCTTCCGGGACGCCCGCGCCATCGGCGAGCTGTTCCGGGAGGGCGTCCCGGTGATCATGAACCTCACGGCGATGGAGCCCGCCGACGCCAAGCGCGTGGTGGACTTCGCGGCGGGGCTGACCTTCGGTCTGCGGGGCACGATCGAGCGGGTGGCGACCCGGGTCTTCCTGCTGACGCCGGCCAACACCGAGATCGTCAGCGGTGAGCCGGCCGCGCGCCGCGAGGACGGATTCTTCAACCAGAGCTGAGGCAGGGCCGCTCACCGGCCCTGCCTCACGAAGGGGCTCACCGGAAGGCGTCGAGCCCGGTGAGCGCCTTGCCCAGCACGAGCTGGTGCATCTCGACGGTGCCCTCGTAGGTGAGCACCGACTCCAGGTTGGTCGCGTGCCGCATCACGGGGTATTCGAGGGAGATCCCGTTGGCACCGAGGATCGTCCGCGCCGTACGGCAGATCTCGATGGCCTCGCGGACGTTGTTGAGCTTGCCGAAGCTGACCTGCTCGGGGCGCAGGCGGCCGGCGTCCATCCGCCGCCCCAGATGGTGGGCGAGCAGGATCCCCTTGTGCAGTTCGACCGCCATGTCGGCGAGCTTGGCCTGGGTGAGCTGGAAGCCGCCGATGGGCCGCCCGAACTGCTCCCGGGACTTCGCGTAGTCGAGGGCCGCCTCGAAGCTGCTGCGGGCCGCGCCCATCGCGCCCCAGACGATGCCGTAGCGGGCGTGGGACAGACAGCTGAGCGGACCGCGCAGTCCGGTGACCTCCGGGAGTACGGCGTCTGCGGGCAACCGTACGTCGTCCAGGACCAGTTCGCTGGTGACCGAGGCACGCAGCGACCACTTGTGCTTGATCTCGGGCGCGGAGAAGCCGGGGCTGTCGGTCGGGACGACGAAGCCGCGGATGCCGTCCTCGGTCTGCGCCCAGACGACGGCCACGCCGGCGACTGAGCCGTTGGTGATCCACATCTTGCGCCCGTTGAACACCCAGTCTCCCCCGCCGTCGCGCTTGGCGTGGGTGCGCATGGCGGCGGGGTCGGATCCGATGTCGGGCTCGGTGAGCCCGAAGCAGCCGATCACCTCCCCGGCCGCCATGCGCGGCAGCCACTGCTGCTTCTGCTCCTCGCTGCCGAACCGGTGGATCGCGTACATGGCGAGCGAGCCCTGCACGGAGACCAGGGACCGGATGCCCGAGTCCGCCGCCTCCAGCTCCAGGCAGGCCAGGCCGTACTGCACGGCCGTCGCGCCCGCGCAGCCATATCCGGTCAGGGACATGCCGAGGGCGCCGATGGAGCCGAGTTCACGCGCGAGTTCGCGGATACCGGGCAGCTCGCCCTTCTCGTACCAGTCGGCGACGTACGGCAGCACACGGTCGGCGGCCCAGCTGCGGACCGTGTCCCGGACGGCCAGGTCCTCCGGTTCCAGCAGGTCGTCGATCCCGAGCGGGTCGGCGGGATCGAAGGCGGGCAACTTCGGTGACGCGGACATGAGACACCCTCCGGCACAAGAAAACTAGCAGCGCTAGTCACATTTTGCGGCCGACGTTACGGCGCACCGTCCCACACGTCCAGTAGGTCGGGCAGGACGTCAGGCCGAGATGCGGGACTCCGCCACTTCCCTCGGTGCGGGCAGCTCCACCGCCGCCGCGGGCTCCGGGCAGTGCATGATGCGGGGCAGCCGCAGTGCCATCACCGCGCCCAGCAGCAACAGCCCGGCACTCACCAGCAGCGTCAGATGCAGCCCGTGCACGAAGGAGTCGCGCGCGGCCCGGCGCAGCGCGGCCCCGGCGCCGCCGCCGAGCCGGCCCGCGATGTCGTAGGCCTCCGCGAGCGAACGCCCGGCCGAATGCGACGTGTGCTGCGGCACGCCCGGCACCGAGCGCAGGCCCGGCGCGTAGGCCGCGTTCATCACGCTGCCGAGCAGCGCGATCCCGATCCCGGCCCCGAGTTGGTACGACGTCTCGCCGATCGCCGCCGCACCGCCGGCCTGGTCCGCCGGGCACTCGCTGAGCATCGACTCGTACGCCCCGAAGAGCGTGGTCTCCAGGCCGAAGCCGAGCAGGACGAAACCGCAGAGCAGCAGCGGCGCGTTGTCGGTGGCACCCATCGCGGTGAGGGTCAGGACCGCGACGGCGGTCAGCAGGAAGCCGGTGCACACCATCCGGCGCGGCCCGAAGCGGCGCAGCATCCGCGCGCCCGCCAGGCCCGCCGCCATCGCCGCGATGGTCAGCGGCAGCAGTCTGAGGCCGGTCTGCAGGGGCGACAGCCCGAGCACCAGTTGCAGATACTGCGCGGCGATCAGCTCCAGACCGACCAGCGCGAGCATCGCGAGCACGATGCAGCCCACCGACGTGCTGAACGCGGGCCGGCGGAACATCCGAAGGTCCACCAGCGGATGCGGCAACCGCCGCTGGCGCCGTACGAAGAAGAAGAGGAGGGCCGCGCCGACCAGCAGCGGCAGCACGGTGAAGGGGCTCGCCGACGCCTCACCACCGCCCAGCCGCTTCACACCGAGGACGACACCGAACAGGCCGCCGGCCGCCATCAGGGCGCCGACCACGTCCCAGGGGCCGCCCCGGTTCCCCCGGGACTCGGGCAGCAGGATCCGGCCGACCGGCAGACTGACCAGCATCAGCGGGATGTTGACCAGGAAGACCGCGCCCCACCAGAAGTGCTCCAGCAGAAAGCCGCCGAGCAGCGGTCCGACCGCCGCGCCGACGGCGGCGACCGCGCTCCAGATGCCGATGGCGAGCGCGCGCTCACGCCGGTCCGGGAAGACCTGACGCAGGATCGACAGCGTGGCGGGCATGATCATCGCGCCGCCGACGCCGAGCAGTGCGCGGGCCAGGATGAGGATCTCGGCACTCGGCGCGAAGGCGGCCACGCCGGAGGCGACGCCGAAGAGGCCGTAGCCGAGCAGCAGGACACGTCTGCGGCCGACCCGGTCCCCGAGGGTGCCGAAGAGGATCAGCAGCGAGGCGCAGACCAGCGGATAGACGTCGACGATCCAGAGCAGTTCCATGGCGCCGGGCCTGAGGTCCTCGGTGACGGCGGGGACCGCCACATGCAGCACGGTCGCGTCGAGGGCGACGAGCAGCAGGCTGACGCAGAGGACGACGAGGACGACCCAGCGGTTGGCAGCGACTCCGGCCGCCCGACGGCGCGGCCGTGTGGCGGCCGTGGTCGTCCCGGACATGCGCGTACCTCCCAGATGGCCCCTCGCGTGCGGCGGGTCGACGGGGTGGGGACTTCCCTGTCGTACGGCCGGAGAGGAGCGGTGTCCCCGGCCCGCTCGAACCCACGCGGGTGACTCGTCAGCGTACGCGAGTCCGCCACGGGGGCGCGTGGCGGACCTCTCACACGCCCGGCCGAACCCGTGTGGCGTACGCCACTTCGCTCTCTCTTGACCACGCCCCGGGGAAAGGTCCGGTTCCGTGTCCGGTCGATAATCGAGCCCGTGACCGATCTTGAAGCGTGCGCGGCCCCGCCCCGCGCCCCTCTGCTGCGCCGGGCGGCCCCGGCCCTGCTGGGCTATGCCGCGGTGCGGGCCCTGGGGCTGGTGGTGCTGGCGGTGTGGAGCGCGGCGCGCGGCAAGAGCGCGTACACCTTGCTGACGGCACGCTGGGACGCCCTCTGGTACACCCGGGTCGCCGAGCTGGGCTACGGCTACGAGGTGCGGCTGCCGAACGGCGACGTGCACTCCGATCTGGCGTTCTTCCCGCTGCTGCCGTGGCTGGAGCGGCTGGCGCACGCGCTCACACCGCTGTCGTACGCGGACGCCGGATTCGTCGTCAGCCTGCTCGCCTCGCTCGCGGCGGCCTGCGGGATCTTCGCGGTCGCGGAGCGGGTCCACGGCCGCCGGGTCGGGATCTGTGCGGTGCTGCTGTGGGCCGTGCTGCCCGTGGGGATCGTGCAGTCGATGGCGTACAGCGAGTCGTTGTTCACGGCACTGGCGGCCTGGTCGCTGTACGCGCTGCTGACCGGGCGCTGGGTCTGCGCCGGTGCGCTCGCGGCCCTGGCCGGGCTGACCCGGCCGGTGGGGGCGGCCGTGGTCGCGGCGGTGTGGGTCGCGGGCGTGCTGTCGTTCGTACGCGAGCGCGGTGCGCGTGGCGCGCAGGCCCCCGCCCGGCGCCGCGTCCTCGGCATGCTGCTCGCTCCGCTCGGGGCCGCCGGTTACGTCCTCTGGGTCGGACACCGCACCGGCAAGGGTCCGCTCGGCTATCTGGACGTCCAGGCCGGCTGGCGCAACGGGTTCGACGGCGGCTATGCCTTCGCGCGTTTCGTGGTCGACAAGTTCACGTCATTTCCGTCCGCGCTCGCCGGTGCCGGCCTGATCCTCGGGGTCGTCCTGCTGCTGTGGCTCTACGTCACCGGCGTCCGGCAACGCCAGCCCGTCGAGCTGCTGGTGTACACGGGTGTCGTTCTCGCGCTGGCGCTGTGCGCGTCGAGCTACTTCGGCTCCAAGCCCCGGCTGCTGCTGCCGGCCTTCCCGCTGCTGCTGCCGCTCGCCCGCGCCCTCGCCCGACCGCGCATCCCGCGATCCGTGCTGGTCACGGCCGTACTGGCGGTCGGCTCGGCGGTCTACGGAGCGTTTTGGCTGAACGGCTCCGGTCCACCATGATCCACTTCTACGGACGGTGACGCCGCGGAGAATTCCGTACCAGGGCCGGGTTAACGCATTCATAAGCGCCATATAAACAACACCCGGCATGATCAAAGGAATTGAAGGCAGTCGCGTCACCGGATTGCGGAATATCCGGAATTCGAGCCGTCCTTGAGAGGTTTGCCACATCACATCGTCATCACAAAGCCGCAGTTTCGACGGGGACCACAGCTCACTCGCTGTAACGTCGATTGGGTGCGTACCGAACGAAACCTCACGCGGCGTCTGGACCGGGTGTTCGCCAGACTCGACCGTGAGCCGGAACGGCCGGCCCACATCGATGTGCCGAGGATGAGCCGGCACCGGGTCGTTCTGTTCACCGCGACCCTGGCTTTCTACCTCGCGATCGTGTGGGCCGTGGTGATCACGTCCTGGCTGGTCCGGCTCGACTGGCAGGTCATGTTCTTCCGGCCGTACCAGCAGTGGCCGCAGATCCACGCCTTCCTCGACTACTACGTGGTGCTCGGCCAGCGCGGCCCCACCGCCGTGATGGTCGCGGCCTGGCTCGGCTGGCGCTCCTGGCGGCAGCACACCCTGCGCCCGCTGCTGACCCTCGCCGCCTCGCTGCTGCTGCTGAACATCACGGTCGGCGCCGCCAAGTACGGCATGGGGCGCCTCGGTCCGCACTACGCGACCGTGATCGGCTCGAACGAGATGATGCGGGGCGGCGATATATTTCCCAGCGGACACACCGCCAACGCGGTGGTGACCTGGGGAATCCTGGCGTATCTGGCCTCCACCCCGCGGGCCCGCCGCTGGCTGTCGGCCGGGTCCGCCGTCACCTCGCTCGGTGTCGGCATGACCACGGTCTACCTCGGTACACACTGGCTGAGCGACGTACTGCTGGGCTGGGCCGCGGGCCTGCTGATCCTGCTCGCCATGCCCTGGTTCGAGCCACTGATCGCCAGGACCGAGGGCTGGCTCTTCGACCTGCGCGACCGCTGGCGGGCCCGCCTCAGCCGCCCCGCGGCCGAACCGGCCGTCCCGGTCACCCCGGTGGTGCTCAAGCCGCGCAGCGCCCAGCCGGCCGAGCAGCCGTCCCCGGCGCGCGAGCCGGTCGCCTCGACCCGCGCCTCCCGGGGCCTGGTGCATCTGGCCCCGGGGCCGCACACGACGCGTGCGGAGCGCAGCCCGGTCACCCCGGCGGGCAGCCGCCGCCCGCCGCACACCGACCACCGTCTCCCACGCGGCACTTCCCAGCCGGCCCGCCCGCTCACGGGCGGCTGACGGCGGGTCCGGCGGCGGGGTCCGGTACGCACACACCCGCCCCGCGTCTCCCGGTCACGGCAAAGGCCCCGTCTCCCCCTGCGGGAGCGGGGCCTTTGCGCTGTCCCGTGCCGTACGTGAGGGGCGTTCAACCCTTCCAGGCGCGGGCCACCACGCCCTCGCGCACCTCGAAGTTGAGCCGCCCCGCCCGGTACTCCATGGTGATGATCGCGCCCGGCGGCAGCGACCGTACCGTCGACCACCCCCGTCGCCGAGCCAGCCGCTCGGCCTCTACGGCGTCCAGGCCGACATACCCGTCCGGACTGTCCTGGGGCTCCGCCGGCGGAGTGGGAATCTGTGCCATGCCACCAAGCTAGCAAGGTAAGCGGAACATCAGACCTGGGTCACACTTCTGTCACAGCTTCGCAGGCCGCGTTTCCTGCGCAGTGACATCAGTCGGGCCACATCGGGCATCACACGTACGGGGGTTTCCGCGCGGCCCGTCGGGGCAATCGAACGGAATTCACGCCCGTCACCGGGCCGCTTCGAATTGCCCGGCGGAAAGGCCCCCGGCGGGGGATCGGGGTACGCCGGAGAGAGCATTCCCCGCGCAATCCGTCGCGGTACCCGGACAACTGACGCCGCATGGGAATTTCACCGATTCACCACATACCCAGGACGCGGGACAGCCGCTGCCCCGGGTGGGCAGCGGCTGTCCGCGGGGCGCTCTGCGCTCAGAGTGCCAGGCGCTGACCGGGCACGATCAGGTTCGGGTCGCCGCCGATGACCTTCTTGTTGGCGGCGTAGATCCGCTGCCAGGTGGTCCCGTGCCGGGCGGCGATCGCGCTCAGCGTGTCGCCCTCGCGGACGACGTAGTCACGGTCACCGGAGCCAGCGCCGCGGCCGGTGGACCGCTCCGCGGCCTGCGCCGTTGCGGACCGGGCCGGGGCGGACCCGGCCGGGGCGGACCGGGCCGGGGCGGACTTCGTCGTCACGCCCTTCGAGCCGGCCGTGCCGGAGGAACCGGTGCGCTCGGCCGCGGGAGCCGCGCCGGAGGCTTCGGCGCGGGCCGAGCAGACGGGCCAGGCGCCCCAGCCCTGAGCCTGCTGGACCTTGGTGGCAACGGTGATCTGTGCGCTCCTGGAGGCCTGGTCGGCCGTCGCGGCGTAGGCGGTACCGCCGTACGCGCGCCAGGTCGAGGCGGAGAACTGGAGCCCGCCGTAGTAGCCGTTGCCGGTGTTGATGTGCCAGTTGCCGCCGCTCTCGCACTGGGCGATGCGGTCCCACACCCCGTTGTCCGCCGCCGCGGCGTTGCCGGTCGCGGCGAGCAGCCCCAGCGGGGCGAGCAGCGCGGCTCCGGCGAGCGCGGCCGTCGTACGGCCCTTGCGGCTGCCGTCGTGTCGGTCGGCGTTGCGGGTGGTATCGGCACACTCGGACATGTAATTCCCTCTCCACGAACCCGGGGTCCCCCAGGCGGAGCACGTCTCGCCGCGCATGAGCGCGGCTCCTCGTGCCCGCCCCGTCCGCCGTGGACCGGTGCCGGCGTTCGTGCTGCCGGTGCCGGGCGGTGGACGTTCCCGAGCGGTGCTCGTTGCACACGGCGGAGGAATGTATGGAGGGTGACCTGCCGAAATCAACCAACTCCCTGTCTTTCCAGGCCAGTTCACAGTTACCGCAGGTAGCGGCAATTTTCGGCCACCCACTACATCCGCCGATTTCCCTATTTGTCGACCAACGACCGAGGTGATCTGTGATTCACTTCACCCGCACAAGCTCCTTGACTGGCCGACGAGTTGACGGTGAGTGGCTCATTCCGCACACTTGGTGACCGTGCGCGGCGGTTGGTGCGAACCGGTTGCTGTCGGGGCGTGACTCCCACCACAGGACGTCCGTTGTCTTCTTCATGAGCCCGGACACCCGCGGCTCATCGGCCGGGAGCCACCCGGCCGACCCAGCACGCATCCCGAGGGAGCCACCGTGCCGCGCATGCTCGACGTCAGTGACGAGGTACGCGCCGAGATCGGCGACGAAGAAGCCGACCGGCTGCTCGCCGACGAGAACACCCCGGGCAGTTACGACTGCACCTCCTGCCGCACCCAGGGCGACTCCGCGCAGGAGCGCACCAGCACCGTTCTCTTCGTCGGCGACGAGACCGCCGTCCTCGCCTTCGCCCACGCCAGCTGCCTGCCCTCGCAGGTCGTCCAGGTCACCGAGGAACAGCTCCGGGGCGCCGTCCGGTCCATCGGCGGCGTCGCTCCCGGCGGCGGCGCCCCCGGCGAGCCGCACAAGGCCGCGCCCGAACAGGCCGTGCTCGGCGTGACCAGCGGACTCGTCCTGATCGAGGGCGAGTTGCACCCCGCACTCGTCGTCGAGCCGACCACGCCGATCGTCCGCCCCGGTTCCGCCTCGTCCACCGACGAATTCCTTCCGCTGCTCATCGAGCAGAGGTTCCTGCCGATGACCGAGCTGACGTCCGTGCCGCCGGTGCTGCACGGCTGGTCGGTGCTGCTCGCCATGGGCCAGCTGCACGCGGTGCTCCAGCCGGGTGCGAACGGGGGCCAGCCGGTGGCCTGGTGGCAGGCGCACCAGCCGCTCCAGGTGACCGACAGCTGGCGGGCCGCCGCGAACAAGCACCAGCAGGTGCTCATGTTCGCGGCGCCGGTCGGGTCGATCGGGCGGCAGCCCCGCGAGGATCTGCTGCGGGAGTCCCTCGACAAGGCCGCGGCGCAGGGGAAGCTGGTCGCTGCGGCGCTCCCTCTCGCCGGTACGTGATCCGTCACCCAGAGGGACCGGGGGCGCGTGCAGCCCGGCGGCCGTGGGTCGTCCTGGGTTACCCGCGCAGTTCGCCGCGCCCCCAAAGAGGCTTCGGTGACCGTATCTCTTCAAAGGCACCGTCGTTTGGACATACGTGCACACATACGACACTCCTCCCCCTCGCCGGCCCGCCTTCGCCTCCGTGCCGTCTGCCCGGTCGGCGCAGGACGGGGTCGGTGCGGGCTCGGCCACGCCGATCTACGACATGCTTTACGCGGAATGGGTCAAGACCTTCCGCACACTGCCGGGGGACCGCAGCGGGGAGGAGGGGCTGAGGTTCAGCCCCTTCGGCGAACTCCCGGGCGTCACGGGCGTCTACGGAGGCCACCGGGCGGGATCGTTCAGCAGCTCGTACAGCGCCTACAGCGCGGGGGCCTACAGCGCGCGGCAGCAGTCGCAGTGGCAGCGGATCGGCACACTGGGACGGCAGCACGACACCGGAATGCTGCACGTTCCGGCGGCGCTGCCGCCGGGGCCGCGCCAGGGCCTGTGAGGCACGGCAGAGGCGGCCCCTGACCTTCGTGGTCGGGGGCCGCCTCTGTGTGCCGTGGAGCTACTACTTCTTCTTCGCGCCGCGCTTCTCGCGCACCCGTACCGAGATGTGGATCGGGGTGCCCTCGAAGCCGAACTCCTCGCGCAGCCGGCGCTCGATGAAGCGGCGGTAGCCCGCCTCGATGAAGCCGGAGGCGAACAGCACGAAGCGTGGGGGCTTGGTGCCGGCCTGGGTGCCGAACAGGATGCGCGGCTGCTTGCCGCCCCGGACCGGGTGCGGATGGGCTGAGACCAGCTCGCCGAGGAAGGCGTTGAGGCGGCCGGTGGGGACGCGGGTCTCCCAGCCGTCGAGGGCGGTCTCGATCGCCGGGACCAGCTTCTCCATGTGGCGGCCGGTGCGCGCCGAGACGTTCACCCGCGGCGCCCAGGCGACCTGGCCCAGCTCGGTCTCGATCTCCCGCTCCAGGTAGTAGCGGCGCTCCTCGTCGAGGGTGTCCCACTTGTTGAAGGCGAGGACGACCGCGCGGCCCGCCTCGACGGCCATGGTGACGATCCGCTGGTCCTGCACCGAGATGTTCTCGCAGGCGTCGATCAGGATGACCGCGACCTCGGCCTTCTCCACGGCGGCCGCCGTGCGCAGCGAGGCGTAGTAGTCGGCGCCCTGCTGGAGGTGCACCCGCTTGCGGATGCCGGCGGTGTCCACGAACTTCCAGGTGACACCGCCGAGTTCGATCAGCTCGTCGACCGGGTCGCGGGTGGTGCCCGCCAGCTCGTTGACGACGACACGCTCCTCGCCCGCCACCTTGTTCAACAGGGAGGACTTGCCGACGTTCGGGCGGCCGATGAGCGCGATACGGCGAGGGCCGCCGACCGCGGTGCCGAAGGTCTGCGCGGGCGCCTCGGGCAGCGCCTCCAGGACGGCGTCCAGCATGTCGCCGGTGCCGCGGCCGTGCAGGGCGGAGACCGGGTGCGGCTCGCCGAGGCCCAGGCTCCACAGGTAGGCCGCGTCGGCCTCGCCACTCGGGCCGTCGACCTTGTTGGCGCACAGCACGACCGGCTTGCCCGCCTTGCGCAGCAGTCGTACGACCGCCTCGTCGGTGTCGGTCGCGCCGACCTTGGCGTCCACGACGAAGACGACCGCGTCGGCCGCCTCGATCGCGTACTCGGCCTGGGCGGCCACGGAGGCGTCGATGCCGAGGACGTCCTGCTCCCAGCCGCCGGTGTCGACGACCTTGAAGCGGCGGCCCGCCCATTCGGCCTCGTAGGTGACCCGGTCGCGGGTGACGCCGGGCTTGTCCTCGACGACGGCCTCGCGGCGGCCGATGATCCGGTTCACCAGGGTCGACTTGCCGACATTGGGGCGGCCGACGACGGCGAGCACGGGCAGCGGGCCGTGGCCCGCCGCCTCGATGGCGCCCTCGACGTCCTCGACGTCGAAGCCCTCTTCGGCGGCAAGCTCCATGAACTGTGCGTACTCGGCCTCGCCGAGAGCCCCGTGGTCGTACTCGTGCGCACCCTCGTGCGCGTCCGAGCCGTCGGGCTGGATGTCGTCGTTCATGAAGTCCGTACCTCGTCGTTCATTCGTGGTGATCGGTGGAAAAGCCCCGCATGGGCTGATCCACTACTCAAGTGTCGCCTAGCGCCCGGTCAGGCGCCTGGCGTTTTCCAGGTGGCTGGTGAGCTGCTTCTGGATGCGCTCGGTCGCCTCGTCCAGCGCCTTGCGCGTGCGCCGCCCGGAACCGTCCCCCGCGTCGAAGGGATCGCCGAAGACGACGTCGACCCGCGAGCGCAGCGGGGGCAGTGCCTTGACGAACCGTCCCGGCCGCTCGGCACTTCCCAGTACGGCAATGGGCACGATCGGCGCCCCGCTGCGCACGGCGAAGTAGGCGAGTCCGGCGCGCAGCGAGGCGAAGTCGCCCTCGCCCCGGGTGCCCTCCGGGAAGATGCCCAGCACACCGCCGGCCTCCAGCACGCCGAGCGCCTGGCCGATGGCGGTGCGGTCGGCGGAGGCGCGGTCCACCTTCAGCTGGCCGATGCCGGTCAGGAAGGAGCCCAGCGGGCCGATGAACGCCTCCTGCTTGATCAGGAAGTGCGTCGGCCGGGGCGCCACGCCCATGACCATCGGGCCGTCGATGTTGTGGGAGTGGTTCACCGCGAAGATCACCGGGCCGGAGGCGGGGACCTTCCAGGCGCCGAGCACGCGCGGCTTCCACAGCCCGTACATCAGGCCGACGCCGATGCGCCGCCCGACGTCGGCGCCTCTCCGAGAGGGGACCGGCGGCCGGTTCACTTCCCGGCCCGCTTCTCCTCGACCAGGGTGACGACGCACTCGATGACCTGGGCGAGAGTCAGCTCGGTGGTGTCCACCTCGACCGCGTCGTCCGCCTTGGCGAGCGGCGAGGTCTTGCGGGAGGAGTCGGCCGCGTCCCGCTTGATCAGCGCCTCGCGGGTGGCGTGGACGTCGGCGCCCTTGAGCTCGCCGCTGCGGCGAGCCGCGCGGGCCTCCGGGGAGGCGGTGAGGAAGATCTTCAGGTCGGCGTCCGGGAGGACGGTCGTACCGATGTCACGGCCCTCGACCACGATGCCCCGCTCGGCGCCGGCGGCGATCGAGCGCTGCAGCTCGGTGATCAGGGTACGCACCTCGGGCACCGCGCTGACGGCGCTGACCTTGGAGGTGACCTCCTGGGTGCGGATCGGGCCGGCCACGTCGGTGCCGTCGACCGTGATGGCCGGGTGCTCCGGGTCGGTGCCGGAGACGATCTCCGGCTTGCCGGCGACGGCGGCGATGGCGGTCGGGTCCTCCAGGTCGATGCCGTTGGTCACCATCCACCAGGTGATCGCCCGGTACTGGGCACCGGTGTCCAGGTAGCTCA
This region includes:
- a CDS encoding cell division protein SepF produces the protein MGSVRKASAWLGLVDDNDDERYYDDEYSEGTESGDAWVTDPRVKVATDTAEESGRRIGTVTPDSFRDARAIGELFREGVPVIMNLTAMEPADAKRVVDFAAGLTFGLRGTIERVATRVFLLTPANTEIVSGEPAARREDGFFNQS
- a CDS encoding acyl-CoA dehydrogenase family protein, yielding MSASPKLPAFDPADPLGIDDLLEPEDLAVRDTVRSWAADRVLPYVADWYEKGELPGIRELARELGSIGALGMSLTGYGCAGATAVQYGLACLELEAADSGIRSLVSVQGSLAMYAIHRFGSEEQKQQWLPRMAAGEVIGCFGLTEPDIGSDPAAMRTHAKRDGGGDWVFNGRKMWITNGSVAGVAVVWAQTEDGIRGFVVPTDSPGFSAPEIKHKWSLRASVTSELVLDDVRLPADAVLPEVTGLRGPLSCLSHARYGIVWGAMGAARSSFEAALDYAKSREQFGRPIGGFQLTQAKLADMAVELHKGILLAHHLGRRMDAGRLRPEQVSFGKLNNVREAIEICRTARTILGANGISLEYPVMRHATNLESVLTYEGTVEMHQLVLGKALTGLDAFR
- a CDS encoding MFS transporter translates to MSGTTTAATRPRRRAAGVAANRWVVLVVLCVSLLLVALDATVLHVAVPAVTEDLRPGAMELLWIVDVYPLVCASLLILFGTLGDRVGRRRVLLLGYGLFGVASGVAAFAPSAEILILARALLGVGGAMIMPATLSILRQVFPDRRERALAIGIWSAVAAVGAAVGPLLGGFLLEHFWWGAVFLVNIPLMLVSLPVGRILLPESRGNRGGPWDVVGALMAAGGLFGVVLGVKRLGGGEASASPFTVLPLLVGAALLFFFVRRQRRLPHPLVDLRMFRRPAFSTSVGCIVLAMLALVGLELIAAQYLQLVLGLSPLQTGLRLLPLTIAAMAAGLAGARMLRRFGPRRMVCTGFLLTAVAVLTLTAMGATDNAPLLLCGFVLLGFGLETTLFGAYESMLSECPADQAGGAAAIGETSYQLGAGIGIALLGSVMNAAYAPGLRSVPGVPQHTSHSAGRSLAEAYDIAGRLGGGAGAALRRAARDSFVHGLHLTLLVSAGLLLLGAVMALRLPRIMHCPEPAAAVELPAPREVAESRISA
- a CDS encoding glycosyltransferase family 39 protein translates to MTDLEACAAPPRAPLLRRAAPALLGYAAVRALGLVVLAVWSAARGKSAYTLLTARWDALWYTRVAELGYGYEVRLPNGDVHSDLAFFPLLPWLERLAHALTPLSYADAGFVVSLLASLAAACGIFAVAERVHGRRVGICAVLLWAVLPVGIVQSMAYSESLFTALAAWSLYALLTGRWVCAGALAALAGLTRPVGAAVVAAVWVAGVLSFVRERGARGAQAPARRRVLGMLLAPLGAAGYVLWVGHRTGKGPLGYLDVQAGWRNGFDGGYAFARFVVDKFTSFPSALAGAGLILGVVLLLWLYVTGVRQRQPVELLVYTGVVLALALCASSYFGSKPRLLLPAFPLLLPLARALARPRIPRSVLVTAVLAVGSAVYGAFWLNGSGPP
- a CDS encoding phosphatase PAP2 family protein, with the translated sequence MRTERNLTRRLDRVFARLDREPERPAHIDVPRMSRHRVVLFTATLAFYLAIVWAVVITSWLVRLDWQVMFFRPYQQWPQIHAFLDYYVVLGQRGPTAVMVAAWLGWRSWRQHTLRPLLTLAASLLLLNITVGAAKYGMGRLGPHYATVIGSNEMMRGGDIFPSGHTANAVVTWGILAYLASTPRARRWLSAGSAVTSLGVGMTTVYLGTHWLSDVLLGWAAGLLILLAMPWFEPLIARTEGWLFDLRDRWRARLSRPAAEPAVPVTPVVLKPRSAQPAEQPSPAREPVASTRASRGLVHLAPGPHTTRAERSPVTPAGSRRPPHTDHRLPRGTSQPARPLTGG
- a CDS encoding I78 family peptidase inhibitor; this translates as MAQIPTPPAEPQDSPDGYVGLDAVEAERLARRRGWSTVRSLPPGAIITMEYRAGRLNFEVREGVVARAWKG
- a CDS encoding LysM peptidoglycan-binding domain-containing protein, translated to MSECADTTRNADRHDGSRKGRTTAALAGAALLAPLGLLAATGNAAAADNGVWDRIAQCESGGNWHINTGNGYYGGLQFSASTWRAYGGTAYAATADQASRSAQITVATKVQQAQGWGAWPVCSARAEASGAAPAAERTGSSGTAGSKGVTTKSAPARSAPAGSAPARSATAQAAERSTGRGAGSGDRDYVVREGDTLSAIAARHGTTWQRIYAANKKVIGGDPNLIVPGQRLAL
- the der gene encoding ribosome biogenesis GTPase Der; its protein translation is MNDDIQPDGSDAHEGAHEYDHGALGEAEYAQFMELAAEEGFDVEDVEGAIEAAGHGPLPVLAVVGRPNVGKSTLVNRIIGRREAVVEDKPGVTRDRVTYEAEWAGRRFKVVDTGGWEQDVLGIDASVAAQAEYAIEAADAVVFVVDAKVGATDTDEAVVRLLRKAGKPVVLCANKVDGPSGEADAAYLWSLGLGEPHPVSALHGRGTGDMLDAVLEALPEAPAQTFGTAVGGPRRIALIGRPNVGKSSLLNKVAGEERVVVNELAGTTRDPVDELIELGGVTWKFVDTAGIRKRVHLQQGADYYASLRTAAAVEKAEVAVILIDACENISVQDQRIVTMAVEAGRAVVLAFNKWDTLDEERRYYLEREIETELGQVAWAPRVNVSARTGRHMEKLVPAIETALDGWETRVPTGRLNAFLGELVSAHPHPVRGGKQPRILFGTQAGTKPPRFVLFASGFIEAGYRRFIERRLREEFGFEGTPIHISVRVREKRGAKKK
- a CDS encoding lysophospholipid acyltransferase family protein codes for the protein MYGLWKPRVLGAWKVPASGPVIFAVNHSHNIDGPMVMGVAPRPTHFLIKQEAFIGPLGSFLTGIGQLKVDRASADRTAIGQALGVLEAGGVLGIFPEGTRGEGDFASLRAGLAYFAVRSGAPIVPIAVLGSAERPGRFVKALPPLRSRVDVVFGDPFDAGDGSGRRTRKALDEATERIQKQLTSHLENARRLTGR
- the cmk gene encoding (d)CMP kinase, with amino-acid sequence MENGAAPTAKPVIVAIDGPSGTGKSSTSKAVAAQLGLSYLDTGAQYRAITWWMVTNGIDLEDPTAIAAVAGKPEIVSGTDPEHPAITVDGTDVAGPIRTQEVTSKVSAVSAVPEVRTLITELQRSIAAGAERGIVVEGRDIGTTVLPDADLKIFLTASPEARAARRSGELKGADVHATREALIKRDAADSSRKTSPLAKADDAVEVDTTELTLAQVIECVVTLVEEKRAGK